Genomic window (Lycium barbarum isolate Lr01 chromosome 2, ASM1917538v2, whole genome shotgun sequence):
TAAAATTGGCCCATTTTCGATAGTTCAGGGcaatttgacccttttctctttctaaatatacaataataaaatCATTTGAATAAACTAATTGTTCTTCACTTTGAGTTTGTAATTTTCCTCTTCAAATGCAAAGCATGTGTCCAGAAACTAATGTAAATAAAAGTGGTACCTTCTTaaagttaaaattttaaataaatgATATCCATATATGATATGGTATTAAAGCAAATATAAGTGTTGAAGTTGTATTACAAAAAGAGATTTATCTTTTAAAAGTCTTTCATTGCTGTTACTGTatttttaacttttgaaaaattcACACAAACAATCTTTCCAACAAACCGACTTCATTCCCTCTTGTTGACTTCTCTCTCACAAACTCATATTAATACATTCACTCTTATCATTTCGAGTTTCATTCATTCATCAAATCTTTTACTTCTTTTTTAttccttcattttcttttctATTCTCTCTGCAGCCTCATCACTCTGTTTCTAAAACATTGACAGCAACTGATCATTTTGCAGCGCCGATCTCTCTTTGCGACTCAAAATCCGGCAAATTCAGAGCACTCAGTGCTCAGAGGACTTTGTGAgtgttcctttttttcttttccttctgaTTATGTTTCCTAGATGTCGACCCCAACTTATTTAGGACTGAGACGtgcaattgttgttgttgttaaatgaTTCACTTGTGATCTTGTGTAGATTGTATGAGGTTTTACAACAGTTTTCACTGATATGCAATTATGTCTTAGCTTCGGCACAAAACAGTTATCCAattcttttttctttaaaaagttCTACTCGGAAGTTTGGTGAGGAATATATGAACAAAAGAGAAAATCATGGGGTGGTAAGTATCTATCTGTCCTTAACGGACACTTGGAAAATAAATTCCATTTGATAGTGAGCTCTGCATTCTCAATAGGAGTTCCCAGCACGAATCCGGATTAGTCTCttgctctccttttttttttttttttatcccgaGGAATTTATAGCACTAGATGGCGTGTCTAGCGGCCTTTTATGTTAGTTATCCAATGTGttctcctttcttttttcttttttttagaaAGTTTAATTACTTGAGATTTTTGTAAGAAGTATATAACAGAAGAGAAAATTCTCGATGTTGTGATGGATGATAGGCATTCCTTCATCCTTAGTCAGAAATCGCGTTCGAGTCTTAGAAATAAAGTCTCTTTTGATAGTGAGCTCTTTAGTCAAAGTGGTACTCCCCGGTAGAATTTTGGATTAATCTCCACTCCAATGCGAATACTACTGAGTAGAAaactatgtgtatatatatatatatatatatatatatatatatatatatatatatatatagagagagagagagagagagagagagagagagagagagccactcCGTTGTATGAAAAACGATCGCTAAGTTCACTGGTCTTGAAGTGTTTGTATAAAACCTGCAAAAGTAAAGATTAACTATGATCGGGTTGACTTAAAAGAAAGAGGACCAATTTACCCACTCCTTTTCGGTTGTTAGGGGTTGTTTAATTTGGAGAGTGTATAAGAGTAGTAATGGTGGGATGAGATAAGTTATGCTGACATTATTGTTTTATCAGACTAACTCGTTTGTTGCATTAAATgaagggcaaaggtgcaaatgtacccctcaattttgcgatttagagcagacataccctcgttacaaaagtggtgtatatatactccTACCGTTACAAAATGGCGCAAATATACTCTTTTCGCTAatgggagtttttttttttaaatcatttaggttattttttaattaaaaaaaaatgtcacgtAACTTTAAAAGaagtctacctatttttttttagtagacatatttttgtaaagccatggtaattttttttcttgtgtGTCGGGTATCGTTCGTTTAAGAAAATATCTCTATGacttaaaaaaaataattctacccattttttaaaaatGAATCAAACCCGTCTCATCaggaaaaaaattactatgtggctttacaaaagtatgtctactcaaaaaaaaaaaaatgggtagacttttttttaaagtcacatgacatttttttaattaaaaaataacctaattgatctttttaaaaaaaaaatcagtcagcgaaaagggtatatttgcaccattttgtaacggcacgGGTATATTTGCATCGttttataacggcaggggtatatatacatcacttttttaacgaggggtatatctgctctaaatcgcaaagttgaggggtacaTTTGCACCTTTGTCCTTAAATGAATGTGGTGTATTAGAATAGGAATGGTATAGGATAAGGCATATTAAAATAGGAATAGTACTGGTATTGTTAGTGTCATGGtttactatgtataagaatagtactgaatagggCTTATATAACTAATAAGTAAAGGTTGAAAACACtaccaaacatataactaataaGTAAAGGTTGAAAACACTACCAAACAAGAGATTAAATAATACCAAAGCTAATACCAGTATCATTTTCTCTGATACCTATACCAAAAGACCCCTTAGTGTCTTTCATCGAGTGGATCATTCGCCTATTATTCCTACAATAATATCTACTAGAATCAAGTTCTAAGCTATGTGGCGACAAATTTAAGATTTGAATCTTATGAATTCGAGATGCCACTGAATTAATTTACCATTTGAGCTATTGGATTCGAAATTTAATATTTTTAAGATCTAAGTCAAAAACATTGGATTCAGCTGAATCTGTAGTTAATACTATATATCTGCCCCTAGTGGGTTGGTTGAGTTTTAATTTCTACGAGCTCACTTTATAAAAGGTGTTTACACATGTAAGTGATTTATTAGGTAATTACAAATAAGTCTCTTGataaacattattttataatgaGATAATTATGCTATATGTTAATGGGGGTAAcaatgctatcaaaattgacCCATATTTCTAAAtcttacaaaaaatgacccactcctctctctctctctctctctctctcctcgacAAACCCTAGATCTAGTTTGCCTCCTCTCTCTCCTCCGCCTCCTCCTACTACCGAAACTCTAGATCTATTTTGCCAGGTAGCTAGACATTGTTAGAAGCCTCTCTTTGTCTTCTTCACTACTCCGGTGAACAAAGGCAACCTCCGACCACCACTACGTCGCTGGCAAACAGACATTGACGGCGAATGAGAACCATTGGTGGTGTTGGGTTTGGTCAAGGTTGTTTGGCCGGAGATGGAGCAGCGGCGGAGCTCTGATGATGAGTTCAGGTGAGAAATCTCATGTCACGCCGACGGTAGGCAAGTTGATGGAGGTGGAGAAACCGGGGTAGTGGTGTATAATCGCATAATatcgtatatatatgtatacacacctCTTATTCACTATTATACATgtttatacacccatatacaaaaTGTAACCAGTCCACCCATGTTTATACCTAtttatacaatattgtataattgtgtataaatatgtataagtGCTTTTTttcgtgtataatattgtataattatattttttagtgtattttcggaaacagccgtcctacgttggtaggagtaaggtctgcgtacactctaccctccccagaccccacgatgtgggatttcactgggttgttgttgttgttgttgtatatttttTAGTGTATGTACCTACACATTAAACAATATTTGTGTAATTGTGTATAAATGTGTATACATGCTTATTTTCATGTATAATAATATTGTTTAGTGTATATACCTACACAttatacacctatatacaaaatatacctgtctttttatatataagtgtataacactatataaaagtgtttttgggctaAAGCTTTGCCATGTAAGTTTGGGCTTTTCTTTGCAATGTAAGTGAGCAAATTttatatttctgaaattttcccTTTTATATTTTGGTAAACATAGGAACTAGCTTCTTAGAATATATTAATTAACATGAGACGCACGTGCAATGCGCGTGTAACACACGTGTCCAGAAAGTAGTGTAAAAGCGGTACCTTCTTAAAGTCAAAATTTTAAATGAATGATATACATATTTAATATGGTATTAAAGTAGATATAAGTATTGAAGTTGTATTACAAAAAGAGATTTATCTTTGCTTGAACCACGAGAAAAACGTTTACTTACACATGAAAAGGCGTGTTAGAGACATAATTAATTGGAAAATATCCATACTAGTATATTGAACGTTTAGATCATTGATCTGCATATATTTATTAACTCAGTTCAttttaatcaatttatattcaatCCATCCCGTGGCGCGCCCTTTCAATGTCTTTCATAGATGTTTTTAAGCCTATCTTTTAAAAAATTCACACAAAAAATCTTTCAACAAATCCTTCTTCACTTCTTTCCTCTTGTTGACTTCTCTCCAAAACACTTATTAATATAATTATCTCCCATTTCTCTCTGCCTCATCACTCAGTTTCTACAACTTTTACAGCAGCTGATCATCAGTTTGCCCTGACGATCTCTTGTTGCGACTCAAAATTCAGCGAATTCTGAACACTCGGTGCTCTGAGGATCGAACTTTGTGAGTGTTCCTTTTTGTCTTCTTATTCTTTTTTCACTGAGATTCAAGTTATGTCTTAGTTTCGGCGCAGAACAGTTATCCAACTTTTTTTAAGACGAATTTATACCACTAGACGGCCTGTTTAGCAGCCTTTTTTATTAGTCATccattttttctccttttttttttttttttaagtttgctTGAAATTTTTGTAAGAAGTATATAAACAGAAGAGAAAATATCGAAGTTGTGATGGGTGATGGGTGATAGGTATCCCTTCATCCTTAGTCAGAAATTTCACGTTCGAGTCTTAGGAATAAAGTCTCTTCTAATAGTGAGCTCTTTAGTCAAAGTGAGACTTCCTGGGTAAGCAGGGGCGAAGCTACCCCTTTGGGAGTGAGTTCGGCCGAAACCAGTAGCTTTGGTCCTAACTATATAtttgtattaattttttttgtcaaatatgtccAAATTATTAATTTGAAACCAGCAATGTTGAAGAATTAGAACctcgaacccacaagcttcaaatccAGGCTCCACCTTTGCTGGTAAAATGTTGGATTAGGTTGTGCTCCAATGCGAGTACTCTCAAGTAAGGCACGTGCAATGCATGTGTCCAGAAACTACGAGGGAATTAAAAGTTTTTAtgtaaatgttatatcccgtattttatacgttcggatatttcaaggaagtcgtggcaaagctaagggaatgaccatcttccaaaattattttaatgtacaagtggttatgaatattatttacgaacattaccagtatggaaatattgagaaaggttaagggcaaaaaggaaaaattcacaaaatagttcatggtaatattgtaaaaggctaggggcaaaatagtaatcTTGCAAGAGTTCAAGAAAAGTCTTGAAAAGGCCAAAGCTTGCATGGGAAGACAAAAGGGGCATCCttattaattttcaaaaaaaaaaaagaagaaaactctagaaaatggagaaggggggttaattataaataataataaaaataaatggaCTAAAGTTTATATAAgaaagacaattagtcttctttggccattttagaaaaattcaagaaaaagaaggaaatttctagaaaaatttagaaaatgggcatgtgcccctcacatgagtgcaagaattatatatgcatatatatgtgggagaagtcatcattttattcaagagaaagaaagaacaagaaaaacaaaagaaagaagaagagaggagtagagaggttcggccatggcaaggaaaaaaaaaaggggaggccatggaagttgatccaaaaatattttcttgtggtCTTCCAAGtgattggaaggtcctctttaacatgaggCAATTGTTGGGGCAAGAAGAACatgtattcttgcaagttacaaatcaTGGCTAAGTGGAgggttgaaggaaaaaggtatgaattcatcctcttttatatgttatggatatttgtgtatgttgtagtatgtgtaaatgaatgaaaaacatgaaaacatgtatgttgaagttgtggccgtgtgcttgtgtagttggccgtgtgtatgtgatGTTGTGTAggggagaatgaattaattttatttagtatcttggttattgttgtaatgtataggaatggatgaaaattcataaaaatatgttTGTAGTTGTGGTGGACGAATGAGAaggtggtttggcaagttatgatgaattgattctatttgatattttagttgttgttgtagcGAACTCTATGATGTTGATTGAAGATTTGACGGTTTGGAATGAAATGGAAATCGTTTGTGAATTATTGGAAAAGTTAGTGTGATGTTAATGTGGTTCTTATActtgtaagaataaatttatcAATGTATGGATTGTTGATGTAACtgataaatttggaaggaaataatgcGTTGTTGACTttggtggtgttgtgagatttcgggtggaggtATGCATTAATTgggatgaattgaattgaattgaattgaattggattGGATTGAATTGGatagaattgaatgttgaagtgttgttagaataattgttggtattgttgatagtttggccgggttaaattcccggatggttgttgttgatttggggccgagccttattctcgggattggtacatttacaggggagatgctgccgaaattccggcaaaacataagtaaacgtgtttgaaagattaagacaagtaggtgacaacgagtctaacgaatggatgaatccttttggacgtagattgacaagttGGATGAACAAGTGTAACGAGTTGGTCGCGActcaggtatgtaaggcttacccttcttttcttttggcatgtcttagagctacATAAGGTATGATACGATATGTACCTcggggaaattctactcttgaattctgagttttgtccctaaaaagctctgtatgcgtaaatgtccaaagctttatttgatatgttctaaacggcattcgaaagataattggtaTGATTAACATCTTGATTTCCAACGATAGTACGTTTAACTATTCCACTGAGTCTTTAATATACTTTGGTATGTACATAAGAccctaaaagttatatttgatttggtccatatGATACTCGAAGGGGATTTGCCTCTGAAGTTCTGTTTAATATGTTCTTGAGTCTGCCTACGATTCTGAGTCACTTCTGATATAGGTATGTCTGACATGATCGAGCCCATGATACGATTcagtaacgagataagtataaagaaatgtgtttctaaaagagttctgaagatttaatgtctctaacttccaCGGAATATGTCTCTAAAAGGATTCTGTAAGTCTGATGGCACATTTGATGATTCCAGCGAGTCTCTGACAGTCTTTgatacgtacgtatgattccaagggttctatttggtttgatccataatcatgtctaaaaggtagttaacctgattacggctctggttttccaagaaaagcttctgaaatgattgtagagcgttttgtacttcgaacgctcgtaacttttgtatactaactccgattgacccgagacTTGTTCTGGGCCTTCATATGTCGATAAGTATTCTGTCATAATCCTTTGATATATGTATTCAGACCTAAGTAATCGGTTATAAGGAATCTGATGCAGTAACCTGAAAAAATGTaatctgattgagtaaaagcgatataagcactttgatagaaatattctgataaaggtaacttgacataaagtattcggtaataagtaatctgttatggatattcggagaatatgtttgattaagctattgagtctgaattatgtgcatttagtttctcacgactctgctcgtgcatatgttatgatttccttcatcgagtcccgggccggtatgtatcgtgcggatggttcgccgggtcctctgttgagggccgggttccataaatgaattccgaagtatgatgggtCCGGTTCCGAGGTaccgtgttatatgtccgtccccggttaccgaggttatgttacgaagtatgatgtgtccgggctcggggtgctgtgttatctgcccgcccccgggtaccgtggttatgttgtgatgtgtgacggagatcggagaaaaacttctggaagtgagatgtgttgtggcgccaaacgcaggagtggcagccacgctcctatgttatcgtgcgcattcattggcattgttcaccggttcctcggcgtgttatctgtccccgaggccactatgtatatgatatgatgtgaccgtccctcggcgtgttatttgtccccgaggttatcgtctgtatgatatggtacttgccccggtgtggtatatgtccccggggctGCCGCGTATGTGCTATGATATCAGATTCTGATATATATGACTTACGTTGgagagtaagtattctgaccttccgtatattctgtattccgtctgctgtATGATGTCACTtaagtaatttgtacgttctgtaatctgttTGGCATACGAGaggagtaagtatgattcgtatcTGGAAAAGAAAAGCGATAAGCGTTTGATATTTCTGGATAAGCTTTTTGTACGTTGTTCTGTCTATTTCAGTCACGGTTAtattttctgtactcatgccttacatactcagtacatatccgtactgaccccctgttcttcgggggctgcgtttcatgccgcgcaggtacccacaagtggatagacgagattagctgaagataatccagtggattggcgggctccatttcctccaggagtgctgccgaatcagagtatgtatgctgtgatgtctgatcagtattagagactttgcagacagcgtcgtgggtaatgatagtcagtctgtaagtggcttcatcagccgatatgtcattgtGTGTGTCTCATAATAAATTTTGTATCATTACAgattttgttaaattctggaaataggaAGCAGAAGATTTCGAAAGCACAATATGAATTTTATTTGTAAgtgactttcagaattcaaaaaaatttaggtgtgtaatcagggtctgcgggttcgctcggctccgtatgtggggtcgggtgcccatcacaccctagtaaagtcggggtgtgacagtaaaTACTTTTTATGTCGTGAGGAGAGTAGAAATTAAAACTCAACCAGCCCACTAGGGGGCAGATATATAGTATTAGCTACGGATTCAGCATAATCCAATATTTTTACTCAGATCttaaaaaaatatgaaatttCAATTCTTGTAACTCAAATGGTCAATTAATTCAATAGCATCTCAAATTcataaaattcaaatcttaaattTGTCGCCACACAACTTAGAACTTGATTCTCGTAGACATTGTAGGAATAATAGGTGAATGATCCACTAGATGAAAGATACTAAGGGAAGGTATTAGTGGTTTTAACTTTGGTATTAAAATAAGAAGAACGAAGGGAGGAGCGCGCGTTAACGAAAAGCTCTATAGGGGCACGATAAGCAAAGGCTTGCTATTGTACGCCTGCACCATGGCTCGACAGAAACAACCCCCTCCTCTGGCTCAGAAGACCCCGACCACTCAGACCACTAATGAACGCATGATTACACCAGAGAATGGCATTCCCCAGAAGCTCTAACCAGTTCAATTGTCACAATTTTTACCAGAAAGAGGAAGTGTTCGAACGGTGACGAAACAGACAAGTATTGATCATATGCCGGAGATCCTACAGGCTCCGACGAAGACAACAACAGCGGCACCTAAACCACCAGAAGTCGAAATAGAGATTGCTACAGCAGCACGGAAACTCACCTACTCTGCTGGTGGGGCTGCTCCGATTCCAACAATTGCGGATATTGTCAAAGGAAATCGCTCTGTACACCAAGGTATGAAACTCAATTTCTACTCTCTTGAGTTGAAGGATGGGGTTAAGGTAGCAAAATTAAACCCTAACAAAATAGTTGAACAATGCCGCAAGTGGGAGTGTGCTTTGATAGGCTATGTTGTAGGGGGAAATCCGCCTTTCAAGGAGATGCTTAACTTTGTGTATGGGGTTTGGAATATTGTTGCTACACCTAAGGTTTTTCTCCACAATGACGGTTATTTCATATTCCGATTTGCTTCGACAGAGGATAAACTTGATATTGTAGAAAATGGCCCATATACATTTCACAATCGACCTATGGTGCTTACTGATTGGGTTCCTGATTTTGAGGTGAAAAAATAATCCATGAGAATAATTCCTCTGTGGGTGCAATTTCCCGGATTACCATTGCAATATTGGATTGAAGAAAATATAGGTCAAATTGGGAGTTTGTTGGGTAAACCTGTCTGTACTGATAAACTTACTGCTCCTAGTGATAGGATTTCGTATGCTCGAGTCCTTATTGAGATAGATGTGTCCCAACCACTTCCACTAGACCTGAACATTAAAAATCCTACTAGGGAAGTGTTCGAACAGGCTGTAGAATATGAATGGATGCCCAAATTCTGTTTAGAGTGTTGTCGCTTTAGGCATTATACGGGGGATTGCAAAGACAAAGTCGATACTTATCAGGAACCAGCCAAACACAAGAAGAGaaggaagaaaaaggaaaaagtgaAGTGGAAATCAAAGCCACAGGAGAACCAAACTATGCAGCAAACATCTGAAATGGTGGATAAAGGTAAGAGGGTGGCTCCTGAACCAACTGAAGCAAGTACTATGAAGGCTTTGAGTGACCTAGAATATGTCATCCTAGCCTCAAAGAACGGAAATGATACTCTTAGAATTAAGGAGGTGCAAGAAGAGCAGAGAGTGGATATTGCACATACTACTAGTAGTGAAGCTCCAGATCAAGTACAGATAGGGGCACCACAATTGAGTATCAAAGGGATTACTCCTACTGATAACCCACCCCTCAAATGATAATAACATCTTGGAATATTAGAGGGTTGAGTAGGCCCTTTAAGCAAAGGGAGATGAACTCCTTTTTGCTAAAGAATAAAATGGATATTATTGGTATAAGTGAAACTAGAGTTAAAAGGTCAAAAGCAGGACAAATTCAACAACACTTTGGTAGAGGATGGGAATTCTCTACCAATTATGACTATGCTCCAAATGGAAGGTTATGGGTTTGCTGGAGATCTACACAAGTGACAGTTGCTACTATGCTGACTACATCTCAAATGATTCATTGCCAGATACATGATAGAAATTCCAGCTTTTCCTGCTTTATAACATTTATTTATGGCTTACACACCATTGCAGATGGACAACCTATTTGGAACCAATTGCTATCCATCGAACCATCTGTCAATGCACCTTGGTTAATAGTGGCAGATTTCAACACTATGCTACATGTGGAGGATAGATTACATGGTGGATCTGTGCAGCTAGTTGAGGTGAGGGATTTTCAGCAATATGTTGATGATCTGGGGTTAGGCATGCTGAATAACAAAAGGTGTGAATATTCCTGGTGCAATAAGAGAAGAGCAAATGATAGAATTTATAGTAACATAGACTGGGCACTGGGAAATGCAGACTAGTTTACTACATATGGGTACATTGAGGCTGAATTTCTACTTCCAGGTTGTTCAGATCACTCCCCAATCTTACTTACAACTAAGCAACACATCAGACCACAGAAAAAACCTTTTGGACTCCTTACAGTGCTATTACAACAAGATGCTTTTACAGAAGCAATACAAGAGGCAAGGGGTAGAGGGATATCACATGTATATAGTCTGGCAGAAACTCATTGCCCTACAGAAGAGGATTAGAGGACTGAATAAGGAATACTCATCTCTGGAAGGCAGAATAGCAGAGATTAGGGATGAACTCAAGCAAGTTCAGGACAATCTGAATGAAGATTTCTTTAATCCAAACTTGATTGCAGAAGAAAATATTAAGTTGCAGCAGCTGGAGAAATGGGAGACTATTAATGAAGGGGTACTTAGACAGAAATCAAGAGCCACTTGGATAACTGTAGGTGACTCAAACTCAAAGTTCTTCCATGCACATTTGAAGGATAGACAAGCAAGGAACAGGATTTCCAGCATCTATACTAAGCAAGGGCTTAAGTTAACTGATCCCGACCTCATTCAGCAGGAATTTCTTTCATTTTTCAAGAAACTGCAGGGTGAAGCAGCAACTACTTTGCCTTGTATTGACATTGAGATTGCCAGAAATGGACCATGCCTCAA
Coding sequences:
- the LOC132624308 gene encoding uncharacterized protein LOC132624308; its protein translation is MRIIPLWVQFPGLPLQYWIEENIGQIGSLLGKPVCTDKLTAPSDRISYARVLIEIDVSQPLPLDLNIKNPTREVFEQAVEYEWMPKFCLECCRFRHYTGDCKDKVDTYQEPAKHKKRRKKKEKVKWKSKPQENQTMQQTSEMVDKGKRVAPEPTEASTMKALSDLEYVILASKNGNDTLRIKEVQEEQRVDIAHTTSSEAPDQVQIGAPQLSIKGITPTDNPPLK